The following coding sequences lie in one Arachis stenosperma cultivar V10309 chromosome 5, arast.V10309.gnm1.PFL2, whole genome shotgun sequence genomic window:
- the LOC130980943 gene encoding protein FAR1-RELATED SEQUENCE 5-like: MAIKACMPTTIHHWCIWHIMKKILTKLNGYKGHAEIEQEMSQVVWNSHSKDSFDRNWNDFLLKYGLVDNKWLSARLFNLSNNTIIASEAGSKQRENQMLQIFIRSYRVQQNPSLKLSFNMFTLTESLGKSKHNYEER; the protein is encoded by the exons ATGGCTATAAAGGCTTGTATGCCAACAACAATTCACCAttggtgtatttggcacatTATGAAGAAGATCCTAACCAAATTAAATGGGTACAAGGGACATGCAGAAATTGAACAAGAAATGAGCCAagttgtttggaactctcataGTAAAGATTCATTTGATAGGAATTGGAATGATTTTCTGCTGAAGTatggtcttgtggacaacaagtggctttcag CTCGCTTATTCAATTTGTCAAACAATACGATAATTGCTTCAGAAGCCGGgagcaagcagagagagaatcagatgctgcagattttcatTCGATCATACCGTGTGCAACAAAATCCTTCattgaagctcagtttcaacaTGTTTACACTCACCGAAAGTTTAGGGAAGTCCAAGCACAATTATGAGGAAAGGTGA
- the LOC130980280 gene encoding magnesium transporter MRS2-5 isoform X1, whose amino-acid sequence MEEAQGQYYSSTPQESALSHDGGGRSQLNGQGNCGTGIIGLKKRGHGTRSWIKIGQDGSTQTVTLDKATIMRHCSLPSRDLRLLDPMFIYPSTILGREKAIVVNLEQIRCIITADEVILMNSLDGSVGQYRSELCNRLQKEKADGLPFEFRALEMALELTCTSLDAQVKELEMEIYPVLDELASSISTLNLERVRRFKGHLLALTQRVQKVRDEIEHLMDDDGDMAEMCLTEKRRSSDMYPLNDCLHILTSSSGKEISKSAPNSPERSISGIPMLPRAFSITGNSGKHGSSMGSSDNGERIQPLEMLLEAYFIVIDNTLNSLSSLKEYIDDTEDFINIKLGNIQNRLIQFELLLTAATLVAAVFAAVTAVFGMNFETTVFDYPSGFHWVLVVTGITCASLYFSFLFYFKYKKVLPG is encoded by the exons ATGGAGGAAGCACAAGGCCAGTATTATTCTTCCACTCCACAAGAATCTGCATTATCTCATGATGGTGGAGGGAGGTCTCAGCTCAACGGCCAAGGGAATTGTGGGACTGGTATCATAGGCCTGAAGAAGAGAGGTCATGGAACTCGTTCTTGGATAAAAATTGGTCAGGATGGGAGTACTCAGACCGTAACACTTGACAAGGCTACCATTATGAGACATTGTTCTTTGCCTTCCAGAGATCTTAGACTATTGGATCCAATGTTCATTTATCCTTCTACCATATTAGGACGGGAGAAGGCTATTGTTGTAAACCTTGAGCAAATCCGTTGTATAATTACTGCTGATGAGGTCATCCTGATGAATTCATTGGATGGTAGTGTTGGTCAGTATAGGTCAGAATTATGCAATCGGCTTCAGAAAGAAAAAGCTG ATGGTCTGCCTTTTGAGTTTAGAGCGTTGGAAATGGCTCTGGAGTTGACATGCACATCTTTGGATGCTCAG gtaaaagagttggaaatggaAATATATCCTGTGCTAGATGAATTAGCATCGTCTATCAGTACTCTGAATTTAGAACGTGTTCGAAGATTTAAAGGTCATCTCCTTGCTTTGACTCAACGAGTTCAGAAG GTACGTGACGAAATAGAACATCTCATGGATGATGATGGTGATATGGCTGAGATGTGCCTTACTGAGAAAAGGAGAAGCTCAGATATGTACCCTCTTAATGATTGTCTTCACATTCTTACATCAAGTAGTGGTAAAGAGATTTCAAAGTCAGCTCCTAATTCACCAGAGCGGTCAATTAGTGGGATCCCAATGTTGCCAAGGGCTTTCAGCATCACTGGAAATTCAGGCAAACATGGTAGTTCAATGGGTTCTTCTGATAATGGAGAAAGGATTCAACCACTGGAAATGTTGCTTGAAGCATACTTTATCGTCATTGATAATACGCTTAACTCATTGTCGTCG CTTAAAGAATACATTGATGACACAGAAGATTTTATCAATATAAAGTTG GGCAATATTCAAAACCGCCTAATACAGTTTGAATTGCTTCTTACTGCAGCTACATTGGTAGCAGCAGTATTTGCTGCTGTGACAGCAGTGTTTGGGATGAACTTTGAAACCACAGTTTTTGACTATCCATCTGGTTTCCATTGGGTTTTGGTAGTTACCGGAATCACTTGTGCATCATTGTATTTCTCATTCTTATTCTACTTTAAGTACAAGAAAGTGCTTCCAGGGTAA
- the LOC130980280 gene encoding magnesium transporter MRS2-5 isoform X2, whose amino-acid sequence MEEAQGQYYSSTPQESALSHDGGGRSQLNGQGNCGTGIIGLKKRGHGTRSWIKIGQDGSTQTVTLDKATIMRHCSLPSRDLRLLDPMFIYPSTILGREKAIVVNLEQIRCIITADEVILMNSLDGSVGQYRSELCNRLQKEKADGLPFEFRALEMALELTCTSLDAQVRDEIEHLMDDDGDMAEMCLTEKRRSSDMYPLNDCLHILTSSSGKEISKSAPNSPERSISGIPMLPRAFSITGNSGKHGSSMGSSDNGERIQPLEMLLEAYFIVIDNTLNSLSSLKEYIDDTEDFINIKLGNIQNRLIQFELLLTAATLVAAVFAAVTAVFGMNFETTVFDYPSGFHWVLVVTGITCASLYFSFLFYFKYKKVLPG is encoded by the exons ATGGAGGAAGCACAAGGCCAGTATTATTCTTCCACTCCACAAGAATCTGCATTATCTCATGATGGTGGAGGGAGGTCTCAGCTCAACGGCCAAGGGAATTGTGGGACTGGTATCATAGGCCTGAAGAAGAGAGGTCATGGAACTCGTTCTTGGATAAAAATTGGTCAGGATGGGAGTACTCAGACCGTAACACTTGACAAGGCTACCATTATGAGACATTGTTCTTTGCCTTCCAGAGATCTTAGACTATTGGATCCAATGTTCATTTATCCTTCTACCATATTAGGACGGGAGAAGGCTATTGTTGTAAACCTTGAGCAAATCCGTTGTATAATTACTGCTGATGAGGTCATCCTGATGAATTCATTGGATGGTAGTGTTGGTCAGTATAGGTCAGAATTATGCAATCGGCTTCAGAAAGAAAAAGCTG ATGGTCTGCCTTTTGAGTTTAGAGCGTTGGAAATGGCTCTGGAGTTGACATGCACATCTTTGGATGCTCAG GTACGTGACGAAATAGAACATCTCATGGATGATGATGGTGATATGGCTGAGATGTGCCTTACTGAGAAAAGGAGAAGCTCAGATATGTACCCTCTTAATGATTGTCTTCACATTCTTACATCAAGTAGTGGTAAAGAGATTTCAAAGTCAGCTCCTAATTCACCAGAGCGGTCAATTAGTGGGATCCCAATGTTGCCAAGGGCTTTCAGCATCACTGGAAATTCAGGCAAACATGGTAGTTCAATGGGTTCTTCTGATAATGGAGAAAGGATTCAACCACTGGAAATGTTGCTTGAAGCATACTTTATCGTCATTGATAATACGCTTAACTCATTGTCGTCG CTTAAAGAATACATTGATGACACAGAAGATTTTATCAATATAAAGTTG GGCAATATTCAAAACCGCCTAATACAGTTTGAATTGCTTCTTACTGCAGCTACATTGGTAGCAGCAGTATTTGCTGCTGTGACAGCAGTGTTTGGGATGAACTTTGAAACCACAGTTTTTGACTATCCATCTGGTTTCCATTGGGTTTTGGTAGTTACCGGAATCACTTGTGCATCATTGTATTTCTCATTCTTATTCTACTTTAAGTACAAGAAAGTGCTTCCAGGGTAA
- the LOC130980280 gene encoding magnesium transporter MRS2-5 isoform X3 produces the protein MEEAQGQYYSSTPQESALSHDGGGRSQLNGQGNCGTGIIGLKKRGHGTRSWIKIGQDGSTQTVTLDKATIMRHCSLPSRDLRLLDPMFIYPSTILGREKAIVVNLEQIRCIITADEVILMNSLDGSVGQYRSELCNRLQKEKADGLPFEFRALEMALELTCTSLDAQVKELEMEIYPVLDELASSISTLNLERVRRFKGHLLALTQRVQKVRDEIEHLMDDDGDMAEMCLTEKRRSSDMYPLNDCLHILTSSSGKEISKSAPNSPERSISGIPMLPRAFSITGNSGKHGSSMGSSDNGERIQPLEMLLEAYFIVIDNTLNSLSSLKEYIDDTEDFINIKLLHW, from the exons ATGGAGGAAGCACAAGGCCAGTATTATTCTTCCACTCCACAAGAATCTGCATTATCTCATGATGGTGGAGGGAGGTCTCAGCTCAACGGCCAAGGGAATTGTGGGACTGGTATCATAGGCCTGAAGAAGAGAGGTCATGGAACTCGTTCTTGGATAAAAATTGGTCAGGATGGGAGTACTCAGACCGTAACACTTGACAAGGCTACCATTATGAGACATTGTTCTTTGCCTTCCAGAGATCTTAGACTATTGGATCCAATGTTCATTTATCCTTCTACCATATTAGGACGGGAGAAGGCTATTGTTGTAAACCTTGAGCAAATCCGTTGTATAATTACTGCTGATGAGGTCATCCTGATGAATTCATTGGATGGTAGTGTTGGTCAGTATAGGTCAGAATTATGCAATCGGCTTCAGAAAGAAAAAGCTG ATGGTCTGCCTTTTGAGTTTAGAGCGTTGGAAATGGCTCTGGAGTTGACATGCACATCTTTGGATGCTCAG gtaaaagagttggaaatggaAATATATCCTGTGCTAGATGAATTAGCATCGTCTATCAGTACTCTGAATTTAGAACGTGTTCGAAGATTTAAAGGTCATCTCCTTGCTTTGACTCAACGAGTTCAGAAG GTACGTGACGAAATAGAACATCTCATGGATGATGATGGTGATATGGCTGAGATGTGCCTTACTGAGAAAAGGAGAAGCTCAGATATGTACCCTCTTAATGATTGTCTTCACATTCTTACATCAAGTAGTGGTAAAGAGATTTCAAAGTCAGCTCCTAATTCACCAGAGCGGTCAATTAGTGGGATCCCAATGTTGCCAAGGGCTTTCAGCATCACTGGAAATTCAGGCAAACATGGTAGTTCAATGGGTTCTTCTGATAATGGAGAAAGGATTCAACCACTGGAAATGTTGCTTGAAGCATACTTTATCGTCATTGATAATACGCTTAACTCATTGTCGTCG CTTAAAGAATACATTGATGACACAGAAGATTTTATCAATATAAAGTTG CTACATTGGTAG